DNA sequence from the Odontesthes bonariensis isolate fOdoBon6 chromosome 18, fOdoBon6.hap1, whole genome shotgun sequence genome:
TTGAGTTTATACAAACAACTCCGTTTATTTGCCTCATGATTCCATCCGTACGGAGCACAAATGATGCTGCACAGCGGTCAAAAACTGTTTTGTTGTCCGGAAACACCTGACGAGCCCCCAACATACATACAATGTATATAGGCTGACCCGCCAATCACAATCCGACAACAATTAGACAACAATTAACAAATCTGCTCTTACAGAACTAAACCATTTTTATTTGGTACGAGTTCATAGTGAAACTGCCATAATTATCACAGAGTGATTTAAATACTAAATCTGTACAAACTCCTCCTCAAACCTCATTCCAACAATCAGCAGCCAAGAGCTCCTCTAATCAGCTGCCAGGCactctgaaaatgaaaataactgaTGCCCACCAGTTAAAAGACGGCTGTTAGAAGAAATCTAAGTATTTTCAGGCAGCTGCGTCCTCAGTTTACCGTGTAACTACCAAACAGCAGCTTCAACAGGACCAGGTGAGGTCGAGGTAAAGTCTGGAAGAGGACCGTTCATCATTAAATAAAGACGATGAAGCTCCGGTTTGACAGGAAACGAGCTCCAAGAGTTTGATTGATGTGTGGAGGAAACAAACAGCTTTTAATAAGGAAGGAGGGGAGGGCGTTCGTCTGCTCAGAGGCCTGATTGAACTCTGAGCCCTGATCTTTGGAAAGTGAGAACAAAGTAGAAAAGTGTCCAAACTAACCAGGGTTAGGAGTTCCCGTCACAGGACAACTACCGTACAAAATGTTCATATaatatttagggctgggcaacgattaaagtgtttaatctaattaatcacatgatttccctgattaatcacgattaatcgcatttgtacgcaaatccaaaaatgaacccAAAAGTATTcatatagcttttagcatttagctttattttaaatgtgctgccatatgaatgaaagtgccataacatttgttgtgcaaacacacttttaacatcagcatctttctgtagtttttatgtagaagcctcgctccactgtctgtttccttgaatgacttgctgctatcagttgtgtgttttgcctttaagtgatattttagactggaactactacgctgagaagacaattcaacttggcagtgtttacagatgactttggttctgtcgactccgccgtctggaagaactttaaaatgaaaatggcagagtaaaagttccgtacccttctccgtgtttggtggatccgccgattactttcttttccggttccgcagcagacagcaacagacttttacaaaataaaaggctgtgagcaacagacttttacaaaataaaagcttgtgagcaacaaatttttacaaaataaaaacctgtgagcaacagacttttacaaaataaaagcctgtgagcaacagacttttacagaataaaagccagtgagcgacagatttttacaaaataaaagcttgtgagcaacagacttttacaataataaaataaataataaaacaggggtggtccattgagtggtgggttgagcaggcgccccatgtacagaggctatagtcctcgctgcagctggccccggttcgagtctcacatcggacggccctgtgctgcgtgttgttccccctctctctgccccctttttttttttccattttttttttaagtaaaatttttttttaattcggCGTTAAGTAATTGAGtttacgcgataataacgagttaactcgcccggccCTAATAATATTCATATTCTCACTATTTCAAACCCCAGATTGGGACATTGCTACATTTTAGTGATGTGCACAGACAGTCTGACCGCAAAACACGATAGTAACGAGAATTTAATCTAATAACTTGTGTCCACAGACATATTCCTGCTGTGTAACAACTCTGTAGAGTAACACGGTTTGTTGCGTCACATTTAATACGTTCAGCAtttggaggctggaggggatgGAAGTGGTGGCCAAGTCGGAGACGGGAGCTCGTGCCCCACCCTGAGTGCTTTGTGTCTTCACGTAACTTTAATCTGAAATGTTCCTTAGAtgacttggttagggttaggaaaacaACACAACTGACTGTATTAATGATTACTGGCTGCTGCGTTCTGCCCCCTGAACACAAAATGTGctgcaaacaaaaaacaaacaatagttTTTATGAATATAACAATTCTACCAGGGACTGAGCCGAATATCTGGTTGCAGCATCATCAACTTCAATAAATTATTCCGGGAGTTTGTTTAAATGTGACGAATACGCAGCAGATATTTAATACAAGTCAATACAGAGTTTAATTCCTAAATAAAGAGAGAGGAGAATTCTTTCTAATTATCTCATGGAGCCacatttttgtttggtttgctCAAACATTTTTAAGCTGGTTTATTAATATCAGAGGCCCTGAGATTCAAAGCACAGCAACAAACACggaaaaacatttctgaaaacACAAAATGGAAAAACCTCTGATGTTTTTTCAGTTTAGTTGTTTTCTCaaagttttgttgtgttttctgctcTAAAAATGATCTTTTTCCCCAAGATTTCAGAAAACTGAACATGTTAAAAATGCTGTTTTCTAACATTTTTACTGTGTTTTCAGTTTAGTTGTTTTCTCaaagttttgttgtgttttctggtctacaaacatgttaaaaatgctgttttctaacattttgactgtgttttcctttctttttttgttaattttctgAAAGACTTTTGGCCATTAGTACAAATATCCTTTCAGGTAAAACACTGAAGTCTTTCCAGGAAGATTAGTTTCATTTCAACATCATTTTAGTTGATAAAGTGTTTgcttttttcttatttgtttgCATGCTTTAAGCTCCTGATTGGCTTCCTTCTTTGTATGAAGATAAGCAACACTTTGACGCGCAGCGCGACCGGACCGCGGCAGCAGCAGCGCGTCCGGTCACCTTCCCCGGGTTCGCTCACCTGTCTGCGGGACGTCGCGGTGGAGCTGGAGTGGCGGGAGTTTTTGCAGCTGGTGCGCTTGTTGGCGTTGTGGCAGTTGAGtccgttcttcttcttcttgtctttGGGGTCGGAGGGCAGCGGGTTGAGGAAGAGGATCCTGGCGATGAGTCCGTACAGAACCGCGgagagcagcagcggcagcacgAAGAAGACCCCGAAGTCGAAAAAATAGATGGGCAGGTAAAGCTTGCGGGGAACTCTGTAGCcgcaggtgatgatggtgatgttgTCGTACACCAGCTCCTGGATGTCTGACAGGTAGAACCACATGACGCAGTAAATCGAAGTGAAAGCCCAAACGAACAAGATGATCTTCTTCGCTCTGGACAAAGTGCACAGAAACTGGGCTTTGATCGGGTGGCAGATGGCGATGTATCTCTCTATGGTGAAGGcagtgatggagcaggaggaGGCGTTGATCCCGAGGTACTGGAAGTAGGTGATGGAGAGGCACCCGTAGTGGCCAAACACCCAGCCGACAAAGATACCTTCGGAGACAGCCGGCAGACCGGCCGCCGTCAGAACCATCAGATCCGCCACAGCCAAGCTGACCAGGTAGCAGTTGGTGGGAGTCCTCATGTGTTTGGTGGTGAGCACCACCAGGATGACCATGATGTTTCCAACGATTCCCAACGCACAAATCAGGAGAAGCAGCAAACTGCTTATCACTTTGTAGTGGATGCTGTAGTCCACCCAAGTGCCCAAAGTCTGGTTCAACTCCGGAGGGGATGTGAAGTTCTCCATCTTCTTTGATcagctaaatatatatatattcatatatatttatatatatgtatatatatatttacacacaGCACCAAGCGGTCCCGACGCACCAGACCCGCTTTACGCGCGGCACAAGCGAGCAATCTCCCAGCTTCCAGCGACTGGAAATGTGTGCGCTGAGCTCAAATAAGTGAGATTGAAAGAAGTGGAATTTCTCACGTTAAACGACCCCACAGTGACGGCTGAGGCGCTCGGACTCGGGGCGTAAATCCGCGGACGTGCGGCGCGTAAAGAGGGATGAGCTGCGTCCTTCCTGCCGGAACAAACTGCGTCCGTCTCACAGATGGCGGTCTGGTTTTGAGCCGTCCTCCTGGCTCTCGCTCTCTTTACGCGTGCGAGGAGATTAGCCCATCACATTTTACAAACCAGACCTCCCCCCATCAACACGAGCAGCTGCTCCAACGCCAAAATACATGCGCACGTTTAATATCACTCACAAACGGGCTTCAGGAATCAGCCCAGCGGCGGCTCAGCAGGCTGCCGCGTTCGCGCAGCCGGTGGAAAATAGAATGAGCAGCAGTCACTGAAATGGAGCTAATCTGTATCTGCCTGCACCGCTGCAGGCGGAGGATTGGACAGTTCTTCCATTAGGAATGGAGCATATGGTTTGGAGCACTTTTTCCAGTAAGACGTGTCATGAATTATTCCAGGATCATTTGATGAAGTGTGCGTTTTGACTGCTGTGTTTCTCACCGGCTTCCGATGTATGAAAGTCTGGCATCAGTGAGGCAAATGTGAGCTCCGGAGTTTCCATCAGTGCTCCCTTAACCCTTCAGAACAGTATTGAATTATTCAGATAaacgttttttcttttaatcccaGAGCAATGTTTCGTTGATTCATCGAGAATAAAAGTGATTTAATGGGGAAGCCCCTCAGATGTTTCCATGCTGAACATAAATTAGACCAACTGGTATTTGAATTATCTCTGATTATAAAGTTAAAAAGaacaatttatttttaacaaCAAAATGCTTCACACAGATAAGAATAAAAAGAAACTTCTAATAGTGATAAAGAACATGAAATGAGATGATAGAAATAAAATGCGAGAACACAAGACTCATGAGACACAATTAAACTAAAGACGGTTTAAACAAATGAGTCCTAAGCTGCCTCTTAAAGTTGTTCACATTGTTTAGGGGCAACAAATATCAGAAGCACATTCTGCTGAGTCTGCTCGATCAGAGGACCTCCAGAAAACTGGAGCGAATTTATCTATTTCCATGTTGATccagtgttaaagggatagttcgcctcttttgacatgaagcttctctcccttcgtatcactgcctgctgtgtagaccgtgcagaccgaagtgcagaccgaagtgcagaccgagcagtcccctgcttccgagcagcaaacaccgtaacaggcagggccgtcggcaggcggcagcaggcagtgatacgaagggagagaaaatagggccaagagattgtgaggtctgactttttcctggagaacgattttgtgatgcaaatgtattactctgttgaacgcatattgttttgagaagcaaaacgctttattttttaaaccccagccaactagctggactaccttcatcaacgccaaaacgaggctggaactcggctcacaggacacagcagggggtaagaaaatgttcataaatgatgttgctgatatgggatgtcatacagcttcatgtcaaaagaggcgaactatccctttaaacatctGTCCATAGAACCCAGATGAGCCAAAGATTCGTTGTTGGCACAAAAACATCGTTTTCTGATGCATGAGTGAGATTTTCCACCAGACTGAGCTGAATATTTGGTTGCAGCATCATTTGTtgatttatttcttcttcttaatctttattttttctgaGAAGCTGATAATGAAGAACTTAATAAAGTTACTTCAGGACTccttatataaaaaaaacaacatgtgcTGCTACATTCAATCATTTAAATCATGTCAAGAGTTTCAATTTTAAATAAGAGAAGGGATCATTATTTCTAATGAAAATCCTGTTAATGAGACATTTTTTCACcagtttttaagctttttttttttagttctttagattcaaacacaaactacggtggccctgaggtgcaaaacacaacatttcacGTGCTGATCCTGTtcataaaaatgcaaaacatgaCGAAAAAAGAGTTTTAGACTTTCTTTTTTACCCTTGAGCGAAAACCAGCTGgagcagaaacaaccagctcagttTTTTCTGCGTTAAGCTGAAGAAAGTTGTCAGTCATCCAATATTTTATGGATTGTTTGCAGCTCAGAAGGACACCTCACCGGGCTTTAACCAGACTGAATTCCATTTGTATAACAGTGATAGGATGCACCTttaaaagtatatatatatgtaaacacGTATATCACCGACAGCAGTGGGCCCAGAACAGAACCTTGGGGAACACCCGAGGACACAGACGATGATGTAAAACCAGTAACATTTACTGCAGCCTGGtcttattgcaccagttatttgGCATGTTATTACAATGcttttttatacttttattaTTTTGCCCTAACCTAACCATTTCATGTGGTATGCAGTACAAAAAGAAGAGACCCTCCACCTTTCCGTAGCCCAACCAGAACCATTTCTCTCCTCCAGAGAGATATGAGAGCAGCTTCAGAGCAGTTCTTGAAGCCCAGTCCTTGAGCCTTGAAAATTATCTTTTCTTTCCAAGATTTCAGAAAACTGAACATGTTAAAAATGCtattttccaacatttttactgtgttttcctttcttttttttaaattctctgAAAGACTTTTAGCCACTAGTACAAATATCCTTTCAGGTAAAACACTGAAGTATTTCCAGGAAGAGTAGTTTAATTTCAACATCGTTTTAGTTGATAAAGTGTTTgcttttttcttatttgtttgCATGTTTTAAGCTCCTGATTGGCTTCCTTCTTTGTGGGCCCAGAACAGAATCTTGGGGAACACCCGAGGACACAGACGATGATGTAAAACCAGTAACATTTACTGCAGCCTGGTCTTATTGCACACCAGTTATTTGGCATGTTATTACAATGcttttttatacttttgctTGTCATTTGACGTCACTCCCTGTTCTTTTGCCCTAACCTAACCATTTCATGTGTTATGCAGTACGATAAGAAGAGACCCTCCACCTTACCGTAGTCCAGTCCTTGAGCCTGTAAAACATCGTAGCAGCAGCAGGACAGAACAGTCTCCTGCATCAACAGGTcattaaaaactctgagaaagGTAATTTCGGGTGAGTGCTTACATTGGAAACCCAACAGAGGTgttaaaaaagtgtttttcactCCTCTAAGACATCAATAAGCTGATGAAGGGTAACTTAAGTCGGAAATAGGCCTGTGATGCCGCGGCAGGGAAAGGTTTGAGGTTGAACGGCAGCTTGTTTGAAATAGACGAGAACATAACCAGATATCAAAGAGTTATTGATTATTAATGCGACAAATGGACCTACTTAATCAGTCTGTTCAGATCTTGTGGTAAAATGGGAGAAAATCTTCCAAGGATTAAAGGTTTGGGAAGATCAAGCTATTGAATAACGTTCAATAGATAAGACTGTAAAATACTTGGCTCTGACACCCTTAACCATGTCATTAAAAGCTATTAGAATGAACTTTTTAACCATGTTGATTTC
Encoded proteins:
- the trhrb gene encoding thyrotropin-releasing hormone receptor b, with the translated sequence MENFTSPPELNQTLGTWVDYSIHYKVISSLLLLLICALGIVGNIMVILVVLTTKHMRTPTNCYLVSLAVADLMVLTAAGLPAVSEGIFVGWVFGHYGCLSITYFQYLGINASSCSITAFTIERYIAICHPIKAQFLCTLSRAKKIILFVWAFTSIYCVMWFYLSDIQELVYDNITIITCGYRVPRKLYLPIYFFDFGVFFVLPLLLSAVLYGLIARILFLNPLPSDPKDKKKKNGLNCHNANKRTSCKNSRHSSSTATSRRQVTKMLAVVVILFAVLWMPYRTLVVVNSFLDKAYLENWFLLFCRICIYLNSAINPVIYNAMSQKFRAAFRKICRCGGKGSDKPATYSVALTYSAVKDTSLVESTDHFTTELEELTVTDELLSDQKMMFSDPCGYGKVNFSDA